A genome region from Tolypothrix sp. PCC 7712 includes the following:
- a CDS encoding acyltransferase, with the protein MPINDDVKLGNNVKIFHTQLVNLYGCTVGDDTKIGTFVEIQKNVLVGSNCKISSHSFLCEGVIIEDEVFIGHGVMFTNDIYPRAANEDGSLKTEADWDVVETVVKKGASIGSNATILPGVTIGERAIVGAGAVVTTDVPDYAIVVGVPARVIGDVRDNKRNLEIAATSMR; encoded by the coding sequence ATGCCAATAAATGATGATGTAAAGTTGGGTAATAACGTTAAAATTTTTCATACTCAATTAGTCAATCTCTATGGTTGTACTGTTGGGGATGATACGAAAATTGGCACTTTTGTGGAAATTCAAAAAAATGTCCTTGTAGGAAGTAATTGTAAAATTTCATCGCATAGCTTTCTCTGTGAAGGTGTGATTATTGAAGATGAAGTCTTTATTGGGCATGGGGTAATGTTCACTAATGATATTTATCCCCGTGCAGCTAATGAAGATGGTAGTTTAAAAACCGAAGCTGATTGGGATGTAGTTGAGACGGTAGTCAAAAAAGGAGCATCTATTGGTAGTAATGCTACTATTTTGCCAGGAGTAACAATTGGTGAAAGAGCCATTGTTGGGGCTGGAGCAGTAGTTACTACTGATGTTCCTGATTATGCAATTGTAGTAGGAGTACCGGCTCGTGTAATTGGTGATGTACGCGATAATAAAAGAAACTTAGAAATAGCTGCTACAAGTATGAGATAA